One window of the uncultured Paludibaculum sp. genome contains the following:
- the ligA gene encoding NAD-dependent DNA ligase LigA yields MTARQQMDDLRAQLRRHEHLYYVLDAPEISDAEYDGLMRQLQRLEQDHPGEPVPPDSPTRRVGGSVRAGFVKVRHSAPMLSLDNALNSEELQAFDTRVRELLGEQAYQYAAELKLDGLSMAVHYENGVLTQAITRGDGTTGEDVTENARTIRSLPLRVKAEWPKFEVRGEVIMPKSSFEKLNKERAAQELPLYANPRNSAAGSLRVLDASVTAARQLEYHAYFLLVDGKPAKESHWASLEAMKSIGFRVNPRRRLCANLDELVAFCNEVGELRDALPYEIDGVVAKIDSIPQQVQLGWTAKFPRWAIAYKFTARQAETVLVGVDIQVGRTGALTPVARLKPVTVSGVTVSNATLHNEEEIARLDLAIGDSVLIERSGDVIPKVVAVTKRPDDRRAFVMPKTCPVCQSPVMRAEGEVASRCLNTNCPARLKESILHFAARTVMDIDGMGDALVDQLVEKKLVRSVADLYDLTVEQLRDLERMGEKSAKKIWDNIQISKQRPLPRLIAGLGIPFVGERTAQFLADSLESMDALMEASEARLQAIEEVGPKIAESIRRFFAEPHNQELVRRLRGYELKFTHQAAVRPAGGALLGMVFVLTGTLPNLSREEAKARIEAAGGKVTGSVSKKTSVVVAGEDAGSKLDKARELNIEVWDEATLLGRIGTATNE; encoded by the coding sequence AATTGCGGCGGCACGAACACCTGTACTACGTACTGGACGCTCCGGAGATCTCAGACGCCGAGTACGACGGATTGATGCGGCAGCTCCAGCGATTGGAGCAGGACCATCCTGGGGAGCCGGTGCCGCCGGATTCGCCCACGCGCCGGGTGGGCGGTTCCGTGCGGGCGGGGTTCGTCAAGGTACGCCATAGCGCGCCCATGCTCAGCCTGGATAACGCATTGAATTCAGAGGAATTGCAGGCATTCGACACGCGCGTACGCGAACTGCTGGGCGAGCAGGCTTACCAATATGCGGCCGAGTTGAAGCTGGATGGGCTGTCGATGGCCGTACATTACGAGAACGGCGTGCTGACCCAGGCCATCACGCGCGGAGATGGAACAACGGGCGAAGATGTCACCGAGAACGCGCGGACGATCCGGTCGCTGCCGCTGCGGGTGAAGGCCGAGTGGCCAAAGTTCGAAGTGCGTGGCGAAGTCATCATGCCGAAATCCTCGTTTGAGAAATTGAACAAGGAACGTGCCGCGCAGGAATTGCCGCTGTACGCCAATCCACGCAATTCGGCCGCCGGATCGCTGCGCGTGCTGGATGCGTCCGTCACCGCCGCTCGACAGTTGGAGTACCACGCCTACTTCCTGCTGGTGGACGGTAAGCCGGCGAAGGAGAGCCACTGGGCGTCGCTGGAGGCCATGAAGTCGATAGGCTTTCGCGTGAATCCGCGGCGCCGCCTGTGCGCCAACCTCGACGAACTGGTCGCGTTCTGCAATGAGGTGGGCGAGTTGCGCGATGCCCTGCCCTACGAGATCGATGGTGTTGTGGCCAAGATCGACTCCATTCCGCAACAGGTCCAGTTGGGCTGGACCGCCAAGTTTCCGCGCTGGGCGATTGCCTATAAGTTCACCGCACGCCAGGCGGAGACGGTGCTGGTGGGCGTCGACATCCAGGTGGGCCGCACCGGGGCACTGACTCCGGTGGCGCGGCTGAAACCGGTGACCGTGAGCGGCGTCACTGTGTCGAATGCCACGCTGCACAACGAGGAAGAGATCGCACGGCTCGACCTCGCCATCGGCGACAGTGTGCTGATCGAGCGCAGCGGAGACGTGATCCCCAAAGTGGTGGCGGTGACGAAGCGGCCCGACGACCGGCGCGCCTTCGTGATGCCGAAGACCTGCCCCGTGTGCCAGTCGCCGGTGATGCGGGCCGAGGGTGAGGTCGCCAGCCGGTGCCTCAATACGAACTGCCCGGCACGGTTGAAGGAGAGCATCCTGCATTTCGCCGCACGCACGGTGATGGACATCGACGGCATGGGTGACGCGCTGGTCGATCAACTGGTCGAGAAGAAACTGGTACGCAGCGTGGCCGATCTCTACGACCTGACGGTGGAGCAGCTCCGTGACCTGGAGCGCATGGGTGAGAAGTCGGCGAAGAAGATCTGGGACAACATCCAGATCTCGAAGCAGCGGCCCCTGCCGCGCCTGATCGCCGGGCTGGGCATTCCGTTCGTCGGTGAGCGCACCGCGCAGTTCCTGGCCGACAGCCTGGAGAGTATGGACGCCCTGATGGAGGCCAGCGAAGCCCGGCTGCAGGCAATTGAAGAGGTGGGTCCGAAGATCGCCGAGAGCATCCGCCGCTTTTTCGCGGAACCGCACAATCAGGAGTTGGTGCGGCGCCTGCGCGGCTACGAGTTGAAGTTCACACATCAGGCAGCGGTACGGCCCGCGGGCGGCGCGCTGCTGGGCATGGTGTTCGTCCTTACCGGCACTCTTCCGAATCTCTCCCGCGAAGAGGCCAAGGCGCGCATCGAGGCGGCAGGCGGCAAGGTGACCGGATCGGTGAGCAAAAAGACCAGCGTCGTGGTGGCCGGAGAAGATGCGGGCTCCAAGCTCGATAAGGCGCGTGAGCTGAATATCGAGGTGTGGGACGAAGCCACGCTGCTCGGCAGGATTGGAACGGCAACAAACGAATGA
- a CDS encoding VTT domain-containing protein encodes MSGLLDFLKALGPMGAFLVSLIDGIGLPNPGGPDYLVIFLAWTRPDSAYTSGLLAVLGALIGSLVLFWVARKGGEHYLDKKASGRRAMKFRRWFAHYGLVTVFIPALVPVVPLPMKVFVLSAGALGVSPVTFLLVMAAGKIPRYLGLAYLGKELGAHSTQWLKDHRWHFALATLALIAFLFLLVKLADMARARRALTQVQ; translated from the coding sequence ATGAGTGGACTTCTTGATTTCCTGAAGGCCCTGGGCCCGATGGGTGCGTTTCTGGTGTCGCTGATCGACGGTATTGGCCTGCCCAATCCCGGCGGCCCCGACTACCTCGTGATCTTTCTGGCCTGGACTCGTCCCGACTCGGCCTACACCAGCGGCCTGTTGGCCGTGCTCGGCGCCCTGATCGGCAGCCTGGTTCTGTTTTGGGTCGCCCGCAAGGGCGGTGAGCACTATCTTGACAAGAAGGCCAGCGGGCGTCGCGCGATGAAGTTCCGCCGCTGGTTTGCGCACTACGGACTGGTGACGGTGTTCATCCCGGCGCTGGTCCCTGTGGTGCCCCTGCCCATGAAGGTCTTCGTCCTGTCGGCCGGAGCCCTAGGCGTCAGCCCGGTCACCTTCCTTCTGGTCATGGCCGCCGGCAAGATTCCGCGTTATCTGGGGCTGGCTTACCTGGGCAAGGAACTGGGCGCGCATTCCACACAATGGCTGAAGGACCATCGCTGGCACTTCGCCCTGGCAACCCTGGCGTTGATCGCATTTCTGTTCCTGCTGGTGAAACTGGCCGACATGGCGCGCGCACGGCGCGCATTAACTCAAGTACAGTAG
- a CDS encoding enolase C-terminal domain-like protein: MQTPLSRRSFVAALLAAPQLAKQNPNDIRVEEVSTSEESYIYRTPLKFGGTVVDRVTLLNVKVTVRNRAGKTAHGFGSMPLGNVWSYPSKTLNYDQTLEAMRQVAVKARKIMADCKDYGHPVELNYLMEPEWLKAAGTTVPKLCTLVTCSPFDAAVHDAYGKLNGRSTYRCYTREFLSEDLGRYLGKEFSGEYLEKYVLPEPKPRMPLYHLVGAVDPIVDTDIPKRIGDGLPETLPEWIAYNGLTHIKIKLNGDNEGWDRDRILKVDRVASESMAKRGTKQWFYSLDFNEKCPNVAYLMAVLRQVDEKSPAGFARIQYVEQPTARDLRTHRANVMHEASKLRPVVIDESLTDLENLMLAREMGYTGAALKACKGQAQALLMAAAAQKWKMFLCVQDLTCPGASLIHSAGLAAHVPGVAAIEANARQYVPAANKAWESKFPGIFVVKDGQVKTGTLTGPGLGAVA, translated from the coding sequence ATGCAAACTCCGCTCAGCCGCCGTTCGTTTGTGGCCGCATTACTGGCGGCCCCACAGCTCGCGAAACAGAATCCGAACGACATCCGAGTGGAAGAGGTCAGCACGTCGGAAGAGAGCTACATCTACCGCACGCCGCTGAAGTTCGGCGGCACGGTGGTGGACCGGGTCACTCTGTTGAACGTCAAGGTGACGGTGCGCAATCGCGCCGGCAAGACCGCCCACGGCTTCGGGTCGATGCCGCTGGGCAATGTGTGGAGTTACCCGTCGAAGACGCTCAACTACGACCAGACGCTCGAGGCCATGCGCCAGGTGGCCGTGAAGGCTCGCAAGATCATGGCCGACTGCAAGGACTACGGCCATCCCGTGGAGCTGAACTATCTGATGGAGCCGGAGTGGCTCAAGGCCGCCGGAACGACAGTCCCGAAGCTGTGCACGCTGGTTACGTGCAGTCCGTTCGACGCGGCCGTGCACGACGCCTACGGCAAGTTGAACGGGCGCTCCACTTACCGCTGCTATACACGCGAGTTCCTTAGTGAGGACCTGGGCCGCTACCTCGGCAAGGAGTTCTCGGGCGAGTACCTGGAGAAGTACGTCCTGCCCGAACCGAAGCCACGCATGCCGCTCTATCACCTGGTGGGTGCGGTGGATCCCATCGTGGATACGGACATCCCGAAGAGGATCGGCGACGGCCTGCCGGAGACTCTGCCCGAGTGGATCGCCTACAACGGGCTGACCCACATCAAGATCAAGCTGAACGGCGACAATGAGGGGTGGGATCGCGATCGCATCCTGAAGGTGGACCGCGTGGCCTCCGAGAGCATGGCCAAGCGCGGCACGAAGCAGTGGTTCTACTCGCTCGACTTCAACGAGAAGTGCCCGAACGTGGCTTACCTGATGGCGGTGTTGCGTCAGGTGGACGAGAAGTCGCCGGCCGGATTCGCCCGCATTCAATACGTCGAGCAGCCGACAGCACGCGACCTCAGGACGCACCGCGCAAACGTGATGCATGAGGCCTCGAAGCTGCGGCCCGTGGTGATCGACGAATCGTTGACCGATCTCGAAAATCTTATGCTGGCGCGCGAGATGGGCTATACCGGAGCGGCCTTGAAAGCCTGCAAGGGCCAGGCCCAAGCGCTATTGATGGCGGCGGCGGCGCAGAAGTGGAAGATGTTCCTGTGCGTGCAGGACCTCACCTGCCCCGGAGCCTCCCTCATCCACTCAGCCGGCCTGGCGGCGCACGTGCCCGGAGTGGCGGCGATCGAAGCGAATGCCCGCCAGTATGTCCCCGCGGCCAACAAGGCATGGGAGAGCAAGTTCCCCGGCATCTTCGTTGTGAAAGACGGGCAGGTGAAGACGGGGACGCTGACAGGCCCGGGGTTGGGGGCGGTGGCTTAG
- a CDS encoding type II toxin-antitoxin system HicB family antitoxin, which produces MRFRVVLEYDPQARSFSAVCPELPGCASAGETEDEARRGIEEAIRLYLSPAELELSPTAKLVEVTVG; this is translated from the coding sequence ATGAGATTCCGTGTGGTCCTGGAGTACGATCCCCAAGCCCGAAGCTTCTCCGCCGTCTGCCCGGAATTGCCAGGGTGCGCTTCGGCCGGCGAAACGGAGGACGAAGCTCGGCGAGGTATCGAGGAAGCAATCCGGCTCTATCTGTCACCCGCCGAACTGGAGTTGTCACCGACGGCGAAGTTGGTTGAGGTCACGGTTGGGTGA
- a CDS encoding VOC family protein yields MSTNEARTNDAAVASVDMKLEIVVIPVSDVDRAKEFYGRLGWRLDADYDNGDGFRVIQFTPPGSGCSVIFGKNVTGAAPGSAQGLYLIVSDIAAARAELVAHGVHATEVFHDAGGVYAGKDQPYLFGRVRVSGPDPERRSYRSFLSFSDPDGNGWLMQEITTRLPGRVAGDTTYASAGDLSKALQRAAAAHGQHEARTGQADPNWPDWYAEYLVCEQSGEELPK; encoded by the coding sequence ATGAGCACCAACGAAGCTCGCACCAACGACGCGGCAGTAGCGAGCGTCGACATGAAGTTGGAGATCGTCGTCATCCCCGTCTCGGATGTCGACCGCGCGAAGGAGTTCTACGGGAGGCTCGGTTGGCGGCTCGACGCCGACTACGACAACGGGGACGGCTTCCGCGTGATCCAGTTCACGCCGCCAGGCTCCGGTTGCTCAGTCATCTTCGGCAAGAATGTCACCGGCGCGGCACCCGGCTCGGCCCAGGGCCTGTACCTGATCGTCTCCGACATTGCGGCCGCGCGCGCTGAACTCGTCGCGCACGGCGTCCACGCGACGGAGGTGTTCCACGACGCCGGTGGCGTGTACGCCGGCAAGGACCAGCCCTACCTGTTTGGGCGGGTCCGCGTCAGTGGCCCGGATCCCGAGCGTCGCAGCTACCGCTCGTTCCTCTCCTTCAGCGATCCCGACGGAAATGGCTGGCTCATGCAGGAGATTACGACGCGGCTACCTGGGCGTGTCGCCGGCGACACCACATACGCCTCGGCGGGCGACCTGTCGAAGGCGCTGCAGCGCGCCGCGGCCGCGCACGGCCAGCACGAGGCGCGGACGGGGCAGGCCGATCCGAACTGGCCAGACTGGTACGCCGAGTATTTGGTGTGCGAGCAGTCCGGCGAAGAGCTGCCGAAATGA
- a CDS encoding helix-turn-helix transcriptional regulator — protein MLVLKILMSGHLHGYAIAQLIQQLSDDLLRVEEGSLYPALQRLELSGWITGA, from the coding sequence ATGCTAGTGCTCAAGATACTGATGAGCGGCCATTTGCACGGGTATGCGATCGCGCAACTGATCCAGCAACTGTCCGACGATCTCCTGCGGGTGGAGGAGGGTTCGCTCTATCCTGCGCTGCAGAGGCTCGAACTGAGCGGATGGATCACCGGGGCGTAG
- a CDS encoding ABC transporter permease — MWADSSWARFRRRLQFLLSHDERQRLLWEEMEFHIESITEDFAAQGMSEGEARAAARRKFGNMTQQSEQSRSVWLVRWLSDLAQDLRYAFRGMRRDAGFTAFVILIAGLGIGASSTVFSVVNALLLRPLPFREPARLVWISNVEWSTQVDNFKDLRAQNHSFSDLAGWGTYGVGDWQVTGAGEPERVTGVPVTQNLLPLLGVEPALGRSFTTDECKERAEAPPAVLLSHGFWQRRFASDPLVVGRKLMFNNHPVTVVGVLPASFDFAALFAPGSPVDIFVPWPLTDETNRRGNTMTMIGRLKPGTAVEGARAEFTVLAKQMETQHPERNPVAPRLMPLEKRINGRVRPALIVLGCAVGVVMLIVCANLSNLQLARLGARQRELALRAALGAGRFRLLRQMFTESIALSCCGAVLGLGLAMVGARAVAQLSGFNLPLLTSVRIDGYVLAFTLLAAVLTGVLFGLLPALHTPALKVQDTLKEGGRGMSAGRSRAWLRNGLVVSEIAFASILLVCAGLLVRSFVRVLDVNLGFEPEHTAALRVDPGSRIANLAQQNAFLDDMLQRTRAIPGIRSAGVADILPFAGDRAWQVSGKGQIYPKGQHPESYIRVVSEGYFAAAGIRLQAGREFTERDRDSNEPVVMVNQTLARTLWPGQDPVGQVMTQDGGRRVIGVVADVRHEALETAGGSEMYLPLRQTRDYRAMELVVRTMLPREALASGLRAALRPVNPNLPVRELQSLQDLVDKAGSPRRFLVLLLGGFAGFALLLASLGIYAVISYSVNQRVHEIGIRMALGASPAGLQRLILLRTFGLAALGLALGMAASRALSDALGSLLFGVTSGDAVTYAGVSALLIVVAAAAGYIPAWRASRIDPMLALRSN, encoded by the coding sequence GTGTGGGCAGATTCCAGTTGGGCGCGTTTTCGGCGCCGTCTGCAGTTTTTGCTCTCCCATGACGAGCGGCAGCGATTGTTGTGGGAAGAGATGGAGTTTCACATTGAATCAATAACGGAAGACTTCGCCGCACAGGGCATGAGTGAGGGCGAAGCACGCGCGGCGGCAAGGAGAAAGTTCGGCAATATGACGCAGCAATCAGAACAATCCCGCAGTGTCTGGCTGGTTCGTTGGTTGAGCGACCTGGCCCAGGATCTACGCTATGCGTTTCGAGGGATGCGGCGCGATGCCGGGTTCACGGCCTTTGTGATTCTCATCGCCGGGCTCGGCATCGGGGCCAGTTCGACTGTGTTCAGCGTAGTGAATGCGCTGCTGCTGCGGCCACTCCCGTTCCGCGAGCCGGCCCGTCTGGTCTGGATCTCGAACGTGGAATGGTCTACGCAGGTGGACAACTTCAAGGACCTGCGGGCGCAGAACCATTCGTTCTCCGATCTGGCGGGGTGGGGCACCTATGGCGTAGGAGACTGGCAGGTGACAGGCGCCGGCGAGCCTGAACGGGTGACGGGCGTTCCCGTGACTCAGAACCTCCTTCCCCTGTTGGGCGTCGAGCCAGCGCTCGGCCGATCGTTCACAACGGACGAATGCAAGGAAAGAGCAGAGGCTCCTCCGGCCGTGCTTCTCAGTCACGGCTTCTGGCAAAGGCGGTTCGCTTCAGACCCCTTGGTGGTAGGAAGGAAGTTGATGTTCAACAACCACCCCGTCACCGTGGTGGGCGTGTTGCCGGCGTCCTTCGACTTCGCGGCCCTGTTCGCGCCGGGCTCGCCGGTGGATATCTTCGTCCCCTGGCCGCTGACTGACGAAACAAACCGGCGAGGCAACACAATGACGATGATCGGCCGCCTGAAGCCAGGCACTGCCGTAGAGGGCGCGCGTGCGGAATTCACTGTGCTGGCAAAACAGATGGAGACCCAGCATCCCGAACGCAACCCAGTCGCTCCGCGGCTGATGCCCCTGGAGAAGCGCATCAATGGCCGGGTGCGACCGGCGCTGATTGTGCTGGGGTGCGCGGTGGGCGTGGTGATGTTGATTGTCTGTGCCAACCTCTCGAATCTGCAATTGGCCCGCCTGGGCGCCCGGCAGAGGGAGTTGGCGCTACGGGCAGCGCTCGGCGCGGGCCGGTTCCGCCTGCTCAGGCAGATGTTCACGGAAAGCATCGCCCTCTCCTGTTGTGGAGCAGTGCTCGGGCTAGGGCTCGCCATGGTCGGCGCGCGTGCAGTGGCGCAGCTAAGCGGCTTCAATCTTCCACTGCTGACCAGCGTGCGTATCGACGGATACGTGCTGGCCTTCACGCTTCTCGCGGCGGTTCTTACCGGTGTTCTGTTTGGGTTGCTGCCCGCGCTGCATACGCCCGCGCTAAAGGTGCAGGACACACTGAAAGAGGGCGGCCGCGGGATGAGCGCCGGCCGGAGCCGTGCCTGGCTCCGCAACGGACTGGTGGTGTCCGAGATCGCCTTCGCGTCCATCCTGCTGGTGTGCGCGGGTCTTCTGGTGCGTAGTTTTGTCCGTGTGCTGGACGTCAATTTGGGATTCGAACCCGAACACACGGCCGCCTTGCGGGTGGATCCGGGCTCCCGGATTGCAAACCTCGCTCAACAGAACGCTTTCCTCGATGACATGCTGCAGCGAACGCGGGCGATCCCAGGCATCCGGTCGGCTGGAGTCGCCGATATCCTGCCGTTCGCCGGCGACCGTGCGTGGCAGGTCTCCGGCAAAGGACAGATCTATCCGAAGGGCCAGCATCCCGAGTCCTACATCCGGGTCGTCAGCGAGGGCTACTTCGCGGCCGCCGGCATCCGGCTGCAGGCCGGTAGAGAGTTCACTGAGCGGGATCGCGACTCGAACGAACCCGTCGTGATGGTGAACCAGACCTTGGCCCGGACTCTCTGGCCTGGTCAAGACCCGGTTGGACAGGTGATGACACAGGACGGAGGTCGGCGGGTGATCGGCGTCGTGGCCGATGTCCGTCATGAGGCGCTGGAGACTGCGGGCGGGTCTGAGATGTATCTGCCGCTGCGGCAGACGAGAGACTATCGCGCAATGGAGCTAGTTGTGCGGACGATGCTTCCGCGGGAAGCACTCGCATCCGGACTCCGAGCAGCGCTGCGGCCCGTCAATCCAAATCTGCCGGTGAGGGAATTGCAAAGCCTGCAGGACCTGGTCGACAAGGCGGGGTCACCGCGAAGGTTCCTCGTCCTGCTGCTCGGCGGATTCGCCGGCTTCGCACTGCTGCTCGCTTCGCTTGGTATCTACGCTGTGATTTCGTACTCAGTCAATCAGCGTGTGCACGAGATCGGAATCCGTATGGCCCTGGGCGCATCGCCGGCCGGGTTGCAGCGGCTCATCCTCCTGCGCACATTCGGTTTGGCGGCGCTGGGGCTCGCCTTGGGCATGGCTGCGTCACGAGCGTTGTCAGACGCCCTGGGCAGCCTGCTGTTCGGAGTCACCTCCGGCGACGCGGTCACCTACGCGGGCGTGAGTGCATTGCTGATCGTGGTCGCAGCCGCGGCCGGATACATTCCGGCCTGGCGCGCCTCCCGGATCGATCCAATGTTGGCGCTGCGGTCGAACTGA
- a CDS encoding GNAT family N-acetyltransferase, translating to MIPSIETDRLRLRGHRQDDFPLSAAMWADSDVTRYIGGRPFSEEESWARFLRYAGHWKFLGFGYWAIEERATGRFLGEVGFADFKRQIEPSIEGIPELGWVLVPSARGSGFATEAARAALDWCNVYLRVARTVCLIHPENAASVRVAEKCGFREYCRTVYKGQSTVIFDRRL from the coding sequence ATGATTCCATCAATCGAGACGGATCGTCTCCGGTTGCGAGGCCATCGCCAGGACGACTTCCCTCTTTCGGCGGCCATGTGGGCGGATTCCGATGTTACGCGGTATATCGGCGGCCGCCCGTTCTCGGAGGAAGAATCCTGGGCTAGGTTCCTGCGATACGCGGGACACTGGAAGTTCCTCGGCTTCGGCTATTGGGCGATCGAGGAAAGAGCGACCGGCCGGTTTCTCGGCGAGGTGGGCTTCGCCGATTTCAAGCGACAGATCGAGCCATCGATCGAGGGGATTCCGGAACTGGGCTGGGTGCTCGTTCCCTCGGCTCGCGGCAGCGGATTTGCCACGGAGGCGGCGCGGGCTGCATTGGACTGGTGCAACGTCTACCTGAGAGTTGCGCGGACCGTATGTCTCATTCATCCCGAGAATGCGGCGTCTGTTCGCGTGGCGGAGAAATGCGGCTTCCGGGAGTATTGCCGCACGGTCTACAAGGGTCAATCCACCGTCATCTTCGACAGGCGTCTTTGA
- a CDS encoding phytanoyl-CoA dioxygenase family protein: MSSDLSGPLALSAEEIVSFIDDGFVRIERAFSKQSASEARAILWRDTGCAPDDPSTWTRPVIRLGQYGQPPFREAANTAVLHGAFDQLVGEGRWIARDALGTFPVRFPSPEDPGDTGWHIDASFGYENPDFLEWRANVMSEGRALLMLFLFSDVGEDDAPTRIRIGSHLDTARALAPAGARGMTLRDLAADGFASSGHCPETLATGEAGTVYLCHPFLVHAAQIHRGARPRFLAQPPLLPRGPLALERDDGAYSPVELAIRKAIAKAALPPADPG; encoded by the coding sequence ATGAGCAGCGATCTGAGCGGGCCGTTGGCGTTGAGCGCCGAGGAAATAGTGTCCTTCATCGACGATGGGTTCGTTCGCATCGAGAGGGCGTTTTCGAAGCAATCGGCCAGCGAGGCGAGAGCCATCCTATGGCGCGACACTGGGTGCGCTCCCGATGATCCTTCGACCTGGACCCGACCAGTGATCCGTCTGGGCCAATACGGCCAGCCGCCCTTCCGCGAAGCTGCCAATACCGCGGTGTTGCACGGTGCGTTCGACCAACTGGTAGGCGAAGGGCGATGGATCGCGCGCGATGCCCTGGGCACGTTCCCAGTTCGCTTTCCTTCCCCCGAGGATCCCGGCGATACTGGCTGGCACATCGATGCCAGTTTTGGGTACGAGAACCCCGACTTTCTGGAATGGCGCGCGAATGTGATGAGCGAAGGACGCGCGCTATTGATGCTGTTCCTCTTTTCAGACGTTGGTGAAGACGATGCGCCGACGCGGATTCGCATCGGATCTCATCTGGATACCGCGCGGGCGCTGGCGCCGGCTGGGGCCCGGGGAATGACGCTGCGGGACTTGGCGGCCGATGGTTTCGCGAGTTCCGGCCATTGTCCGGAAACGTTGGCAACGGGAGAGGCCGGGACGGTGTACCTGTGTCACCCATTTCTGGTTCACGCCGCCCAGATCCATCGCGGCGCGCGCCCTCGCTTCCTCGCTCAGCCGCCGCTCCTCCCGCGCGGGCCACTCGCATTGGAGCGGGATGACGGAGCCTACTCGCCTGTCGAGCTCGCCATCCGGAAGGCGATTGCCAAAGCGGCCCTGCCGCCTGCGGATCCCGGCTAA
- a CDS encoding VOC family protein, with the protein MTFPAAVPEIPAAHVDRAAAYYVRTLGFTLDWGDDQGGIAGISRGHCRLFLTNRSFRDSLGNVGPVLFWLNLDSKAEVDSLFAEWKAAEAKIVSEPEDKPWKLHEFLAADLDGNLIRVFYDFHGDV; encoded by the coding sequence ATGACGTTCCCTGCTGCTGTCCCGGAGATCCCCGCGGCCCACGTCGATCGAGCCGCGGCTTACTATGTCAGGACGCTCGGCTTCACGCTGGATTGGGGCGACGACCAGGGCGGCATTGCCGGCATCTCAAGAGGCCATTGCCGACTGTTTCTCACCAATCGCTCTTTCCGAGACTCCCTCGGCAACGTGGGCCCCGTCCTTTTCTGGCTCAATCTCGACAGCAAGGCTGAGGTGGACAGTCTCTTCGCGGAATGGAAAGCCGCGGAAGCGAAGATTGTTTCCGAGCCGGAGGATAAACCGTGGAAGTTGCACGAGTTCCTGGCTGCCGATCTGGATGGCAACCTCATTCGTGTCTTCTATGATTTCCACGGCGACGTGTAA
- a CDS encoding nucleoside hydrolase-like domain-containing protein, translating to MVHLLVNSDRIELEGLLASPYGAARNRKQHLLKIIDLYAKDYPNLRSYSDAYPTPDQLRQITKQGGSDPAGLLGWGQRTDGSDWIIQCAHRRDPRPLWLLVWGGIDDLAQALHDDPSIKTKLRVYFIGGPNKKWSTTAYDYIAREHKDLWIIEANSTYSGFFLGGNQTGDLGNRAFVAAHIQGHGALGDYFATINPAVKMGDTPSLTYLFGATPENPAAPSWGGRFVRAWQRPRYTFHRPPGEADTVEVYSIIEIVYHPEGAAPPNTTARLLVDNQEFPGFPAGRGEWRFLFSPKLVKKWSYRIESDHPGLNGQTGGFTSAFPLGDLAPSPDYPNWWTDDPNPQWREGGEQGARTVNRWREEFLRDFAARMVRCQAPKE from the coding sequence TTGGTTCATTTACTCGTCAACTCCGATCGCATCGAGTTGGAGGGGCTGCTCGCGTCCCCGTATGGGGCCGCGCGCAACCGAAAGCAGCACCTCCTCAAGATCATCGACCTTTACGCCAAGGACTACCCGAACTTGCGCTCCTATTCAGACGCCTATCCCACGCCGGATCAATTGCGCCAGATCACGAAACAGGGTGGCTCCGATCCGGCCGGCCTGCTCGGCTGGGGCCAGCGCACGGATGGCTCCGACTGGATCATCCAGTGCGCGCACCGCCGCGATCCGCGACCGCTCTGGCTGCTGGTGTGGGGCGGCATTGACGACCTCGCCCAGGCGCTTCACGACGATCCCTCCATCAAGACGAAGCTGCGCGTCTACTTCATCGGTGGACCGAACAAGAAGTGGTCCACGACCGCCTACGACTACATCGCCCGCGAGCACAAGGACCTCTGGATCATCGAGGCAAACTCGACGTACTCCGGCTTCTTCCTGGGCGGCAACCAGACGGGCGACCTGGGCAATCGCGCCTTCGTTGCCGCGCACATCCAGGGCCACGGAGCGCTGGGCGATTACTTCGCGACCATCAACCCCGCCGTCAAGATGGGCGACACCCCTTCGCTGACTTACCTATTCGGCGCGACACCGGAGAACCCCGCGGCTCCATCCTGGGGCGGGCGCTTCGTGCGCGCCTGGCAGCGGCCGCGCTACACCTTTCACCGGCCGCCGGGCGAAGCCGACACCGTCGAAGTGTATTCCATCATCGAGATCGTCTACCATCCCGAGGGAGCCGCTCCGCCGAACACCACCGCACGGCTGCTGGTGGACAACCAGGAGTTCCCGGGCTTCCCTGCCGGGCGTGGAGAATGGCGTTTTCTGTTCTCGCCGAAGCTGGTCAAGAAGTGGTCCTATCGGATCGAAAGCGACCACCCTGGTCTGAATGGCCAGACCGGCGGCTTCACTTCCGCATTCCCTTTGGGCGACCTGGCCCCGTCTCCGGACTATCCGAACTGGTGGACTGACGACCCCAATCCGCAATGGCGCGAAGGGGGCGAACAAGGCGCGAGAACCGTCAACCGCTGGCGCGAGGAGTTCCTCCGCGACTTCGCCGCCCGCATGGTCCGCTGCCAGGCGCCCAAGGAGTGA